One window from the genome of Musa acuminata AAA Group cultivar baxijiao chromosome BXJ1-4, Cavendish_Baxijiao_AAA, whole genome shotgun sequence encodes:
- the LOC103981825 gene encoding transcription factor MYC2-like yields the protein MWWSPSTAAGMNLCADDSASMMEALIATAADLQGCPWAVVSPPPRPPAPVTPSDVSRSFSATATAPVPAPHLDKEMLHERLQALIEGVRDSWTYVILWQSSVDTDTGESLLVWADGCYKGCEEDKRKQQPAAASAASAAEQVRRKRVLRELNSLIDGDERSSSANEAAEDEVTDSEWFFLVSMTQSFVNGSGLPGQVLFSGDPSWLAGADRLAVAPCDRARQATVFGIQTMVYVPVSPGVLELGSTQLICHSSEITNKIRILFDLNSLQMPLANAATGSVLSPLSLAASTPVNQGEIDPSELWFADPSLVEIKDFVLPNSASVEISVSKPLIHFDSNHSSRTLRENPSPFQIQQSNGQRHQQRQQHQSSSGNDSQTQPFFARELNFSELLHTGPAAPLQSVKPESDENGNFIGSKRNSSAAIVASNLFSSHQIAAAVPDDNMNNSSTGAMSIPRSNDEAKLVFSSAPARPSSIALMKCSPGGGSIGDFLEGADSDHSDTERSMRKMGSSLLTDPEKRPRKRGRKPANGREEPLNHVEAERQRREKLNQRFYALRSVVPNVSKMDKASLLGDATTYINELRVKLQSLESEKEGLEAQVEALRKDRQSPPARSPHLGETTNGNGRCYGVEMEVKMLDSEAMIRLQCQNTNHPTAMLMSALKDLNLDVYYASVSVVKDLMIQQATVKMSSREYTQEQLSSALYYRVAAEPPPASR from the coding sequence ATGTGGTGGAGTCCGAGCACAGCCGCGGGAATGAACCTGTGCGCCGACGACAGCGCTTCCATGATGGAGGCCCTCATCGCCACCGCCGCCGACCTTCAGGGATGCCCTTGGGCGgtcgtttctcctcctcctcggccgccGGCCCCCGTGACGCCTTCCGATGTGTCGAGGTCTTTTTCCGCCACGGCGACGGCACCGGTACCGGCGCCGCACCTCGACAAGGAGATGCTGCATGAGCGGCTGCAGGCACTGATCGAGGGGGTGAGGGATAGCTGGACATACGTCATCCTCTGGCAGTCGTCGGTGGACACCGATACCGGGGAATCGCTCCTGGTTTGGGCCGATGGCTGCTACAAGGGCTGCGAGGAGGACAAGAGGAAGCAGCAGCCGGCGGCGGCGAGCGCCGCGTCAGCCGCGGAGCAGGTTCGCCGCAAGCGGGTGCTCCGGGAGCTCAACTCGCTCATTGACGGCGATGAACGTTCGTCGTCGGCGAACGAGGCGGCGgaggatgaggtcaccgacagcgAGTGGTTCTTCCTGGTGTCCATGACACAGTCTTTTGTCAATGGCTCCGGTCTCCCCGGCCAGGTCCTCTTCTCCGGTGATCCCTCCTGGCTCGCCGGCGCTGATCGTCTCGCGGTGGCGCCCTGTGACCGCGCGCGCCAGGCGACGGTCTtcgggatccagacaatggtctaCGTTCCCGTCAGCCCCGGCGTGCTCGAGCTCGGATCGACGCAGCTCATCTGCCACAGCTCCGAGATCACGAACAAGATCCGGATCCTCTTCGATTTGAACTCCCTCCAGATGCCGCTAGCCAACGCCGCCACCGGATCCGTTCTCTCGCCACTGTCGCTGGCGGCGTCGACTCCGGTCAATCAGGGCGAGATCGATCCGTCGGAGCTCTGGTTCGCAGATCCCTCCTTGGTCGAGATTAAGGACTTCGTTTTGCCCAACTCTGCTTCAGTCGAGATTTCCGTCTCAAAGCCCTTGATCCACTTCGATAGCAACCATAGCTCGCGCACCTTAAGGGAGAACCCTAGTCCGTTCCAGATCCAGCAATCCAACGGCCAAAGACACCAACAGCGACAGCAGCATCAGAGCAGCAGCGGCAACGACTCCCAGACCCAACCTTTCTTCGCTAGGGAGCTCAATTTCTCGGAGTTATTGCACACTGGCCCTGCCGCCCCGCTCCAATCCGTCAAACCCGAGTCCGACGAGAACGGAAACTTCATCGGTAGCAAGAGGAACTCCTCTGCTGCAATTGTCGCCAGCAACCTGTTCTCCAGCCACCAGATCGCTGCCGCGGTGCCCGACGACAACATGAACAACAGCTCTACTGGAGCCATGTCTATACCGAGAAGCAACGACGAGGCGAAGCTTGTGTTCTCGTCGGCTCCGGCCCGACCCTCGTCCATCGCGCTAATGAAGTGTTCCCCTGGTGGCGGCAGCATCGGCGACTTCCTTGAGGGGGCCGACTCGGACCATTCCGACACGGAGCGCTCGATGCGGAAAATGGGGAGCAGCCTGCTGACAGACCCGGAAAAGCGCCCGCGGAAGCGCGGCCGCAAGCCTGCCAACGGCCGCGAGGAGCCGCTCAACCACGTTGAGGCCGAGCGGCAGCGTCGAGAGAAGCTCAACCAGAGGTTCTACGCCCTTCGCTCGGTCGTCCCCAACGTGTCCAAGATGGACAAAGCCTCCCTCCTCGGCGACGCCACGACCTACATCAACGAGCTCCGCGTCAAGCTCCAGTCACTGGAATCCGAGAAGGAGGGCCTGGAAGCCCAGGTCGAAGCCCTCAGGAAGGATCGCCAATCCCCCCCCGCCCGCTCGCCTCATCTAGGCGAGACCACGAACGGCAACGGCCGATGCTACGGCGTGGAGATGGAAGTGAAGATGCTGGATTCGGAGGCGATGATTCGCTTGCAATGCCAGAATACGAATCACCCAACCGCGATGCTGATGTCGGCATTGAAAGATCTCAATCTCGATGTCTACTACGCGAGTGTGTCGGTGGTGAAGGACCTCATGATCCAACAGGCCACGGTGAAGATGTCGAGCAGGGAGTACACGCAAGAGCAGCTCAGCTCCGCACTGTACTACAGAGTGGCGGCCGAGCCGCCGCCCGCCAGTAGATAG